TGATTAATAAGTTCAAAAAAGTTGAACAATGTTCAGAACTTATAATCCATTCTGCGTTTTTATCACGTTATTTATTCACACTGGATTGGATCAATTCACATAAGGTTAATAGCTGCTGGTGGGTGTTGTGTTGCTCTGCTTTGGGTTCAAGGGGCCAGCCACAATTGATGCGAAAACAATCCCTATAGAAATCATGGGTACTGAAACAAGCGCCACTGCGGATGTCTATTTTAAGCTGCTGGGCATCGGCTTCTAATTGCACTGTATTGAGTCCCGGAATCTGAATCCATAATACCATTCCGCCTTGTGGCGTACTGATCTTGGCATTCTCTGGTAGGCTTTTGCTTAATACTTGTTGATATTGGTGAATCTGCTGCGCCATTTGATAACGAACTTTGTGAACATGGCTGCGGTATTCGCCGGTGTTAATGAATTCTGCCATACAAGATTGTACTAAGCCGTTTACGCCAAAACTGGTGAGCGTGTGCTTGCGCATGTAATCGGAAAAATAACGTCCCGGATGACACCAGCCTAACCTCATGCCTTCCGCCAAAATTTTTGAAAAGGATCCACACCAAATCACATAGCCTTGTTGATCCCAATATTTGGCGGGCAAGGGGACGTCTTTTTGATGGCTTAATTCAAAATACACATCGTCCTCTATCATAGGAGTTTGATATCTTGCGGCCAGTTCTGCTAAGGCTTGTTTTTGCTGGTTTGAAAAACTGATGCCATTGGGATTGATGTTATTGGTACTAAACAATGAGGCTTTGACTTTGCCTTGTTTGAGTAACCCTTCAAACTGTGGCAAATCTATTCCATCTTGCCCAATAGGCACTTCAATGACCTGTCTTGATAAGGTGGTGAGCAAATCCAATAAGCCGCTAAAACAGGGTGAGCCAATAGCGATAGTATCGCCTTCACGGGTCAGTGTTTCGATGGCTTTTTTGACGCTGTCGATACAGCCATTGGTGATCACCAGTTCTTGGCTCGAAAAGGCCAAACCGTAGCGGCGTAAATGGTCTGTCAGGGCGCTTCGTAAGATCATGTCTCCTTGAATATCCGGGTATTGAAAGAGCGGTTGGCTGGCACGATGGGCAACGCGCTTGATACTGCGTTGTAAAGCTGTAGAGGGCAATAATTGGGGGGCAATCATGGACGTCCCCAGCGGACTGAAAAATGCAGAATAAGGGTTGTAGCCTCGGCTGGGTGCGTATTTTTTAGGATCTCTTTGCTCCATGAGTAGCTGAGTCAGAACAGGAAAAGCCGTGTCCTTGATGCGGCTGGAAACAAAATAGCCAGCTTGTGGGCGCGCATAAATCCAGCCAGTTTGTTGAAGGTATTGATAAGCACGAGTCGCGGTGGTCATGCTGACTTGATGCTGTTTGGTCACTTTTCTAAGGGCTGGCAAACGTGCACCCGCCGGCAGTTTCTGGTGATTAATCTGCTCAATAAAATGCTCTGCCAAGCGTTGAAATTTAGACATAAGGCCAACTCTATCTCAAAAAGTGAAACTTGATGGTTAACGATAGCAAAATTGTACTCTTATTTTTATCAAAAATTGAATCTGCTCTGTTTTGTTTTTTGTTGTCATACTCCTTGCGTCATGTGTCGCCTTATAGGGATTAAGGAAGAAGAAAATGAAACAGAGAGATGTTGGTTTGTTGTTTGCCTTGATGGCCTTATGGGGCTTGAATTTCAGTGTTATTAAGTTGGGGGTGAATAATATTGACCCGCTTATGCTAACCGCATTGCGTTTTACCTTTGCGGTATTTCCCTTAGTGTTTTTTATTAAGCGCCCTAATGTGCAATGGCGTTATCTAGTGGCATACGGTCTGTCATTTGGTGTTGGCGTTTGGGGGCTAACCACCTTGTCAATTCGCTTAGGCCTATCCGCGGGCATGGCATCCTTGTTACTGGACATGAGTGTCGTTAGCAGTTTGTTGGTAGGGTATTTTGTGTTGAAAGAAAAGCTGACCTTCAATAAGTTATTGGGGGCGGGGCTGGCCTTGATGGGGCTATTCATCATAATGCAGGCGGATGGCGGTGCTATTAGCATGGCTGGTCTGGTGTTGGTTTTACTGGCTTCGGTGTGTTGGAGCATCAATGGCGTTATTGTGAAATGGGCCAATACGCGAGAAATTTTTGCCTTCAATATATGGGGTATGTTGTTTGCTCCTTTACCTTTGGTGTGTTTGTCGATTCTTAT
The window above is part of the Marinomonas sp. THO17 genome. Proteins encoded here:
- a CDS encoding PLP-dependent aminotransferase family protein; translation: MSKFQRLAEHFIEQINHQKLPAGARLPALRKVTKQHQVSMTTATRAYQYLQQTGWIYARPQAGYFVSSRIKDTAFPVLTQLLMEQRDPKKYAPSRGYNPYSAFFSPLGTSMIAPQLLPSTALQRSIKRVAHRASQPLFQYPDIQGDMILRSALTDHLRRYGLAFSSQELVITNGCIDSVKKAIETLTREGDTIAIGSPCFSGLLDLLTTLSRQVIEVPIGQDGIDLPQFEGLLKQGKVKASLFSTNNINPNGISFSNQQKQALAELAARYQTPMIEDDVYFELSHQKDVPLPAKYWDQQGYVIWCGSFSKILAEGMRLGWCHPGRYFSDYMRKHTLTSFGVNGLVQSCMAEFINTGEYRSHVHKVRYQMAQQIHQYQQVLSKSLPENAKISTPQGGMVLWIQIPGLNTVQLEADAQQLKIDIRSGACFSTHDFYRDCFRINCGWPLEPKAEQHNTHQQLLTLCELIQSSVNK
- a CDS encoding EamA family transporter translates to MKQRDVGLLFALMALWGLNFSVIKLGVNNIDPLMLTALRFTFAVFPLVFFIKRPNVQWRYLVAYGLSFGVGVWGLTTLSIRLGLSAGMASLLLDMSVVSSLLVGYFVLKEKLTFNKLLGAGLALMGLFIIMQADGGAISMAGLVLVLLASVCWSINGVIVKWANTREIFAFNIWGMLFAPLPLVCLSILINGSQVVFELLAEFDRSTLFSVLFQAYPTTLFGYWLWNKMIVKYGISSVAPMTLLVPVFGILGGYWFYQEVISLSQIVAGVMILGGLFISQMPSYLLKSRLRKVVFYVQSRINGLR